A portion of the Achromobacter sp. MFA1 R4 genome contains these proteins:
- a CDS encoding mannitol dehydrogenase family protein yields MLERLNTESLPRLPADVEKPAYDRSRLTPGIVHLGLGAFHRAHQAVVTDQAMQATGDLSWGILGVSLRHPGTRDALTPQDGLYTLAVRDAGPDGQHHEQLRVVGSVLRVMVADEDPNAVLERIAYPQTRIVSLTVTEKGYSHEPATGHLRWDDPDILHDLQDPIRPRSTIGILVYGLALRRERDLPPITLLSCDNLRGNGDTLRSLVLGFALRVDVTLADWIDRHCTFPNSMVDRIVPATEDQDRQRIAGRLGVEDAWPVLGEPYLNWVIEDKFAAGRPAWDAQGGATFVRNAAPYERLKLRMVSGPHSALAYLGTALGLQTTADAINTPALRGYLDAMMREEIAPTLRGIPEAGLVEYRLRFLQRISNPALPHPLRQIAIDGSQKLPQRLLDTIRDRLRAGQGIDRLCLAVAAWLNYLGGQDEQGGAYAIHDPLAAQLARLLSRAEVAAQTAKPSQAAQRRATVLARFKPVFGDLGDSAEFVARLTVQLEALREHGALHAAQAVT; encoded by the coding sequence ATGCTTGAACGTTTGAATACGGAGTCGTTGCCGCGTCTGCCCGCAGACGTCGAAAAGCCTGCCTACGACCGGAGCCGGCTCACGCCCGGCATCGTGCATCTGGGGCTGGGCGCCTTTCACCGGGCGCACCAGGCGGTCGTGACGGACCAGGCCATGCAGGCAACCGGTGATCTGAGCTGGGGCATCCTGGGCGTATCCTTGCGCCATCCCGGCACCCGCGATGCGCTGACGCCCCAGGACGGCCTGTATACGCTGGCCGTGCGCGACGCCGGACCGGACGGCCAGCACCACGAACAGTTGCGTGTCGTGGGCTCGGTCCTGCGCGTGATGGTGGCCGACGAGGACCCCAACGCGGTCCTGGAACGGATCGCCTACCCGCAGACCCGCATCGTCAGCCTGACCGTGACGGAAAAGGGCTACAGCCACGAACCCGCCACCGGCCACCTGCGCTGGGACGATCCCGATATCCTGCACGACCTGCAAGATCCCATCCGCCCGCGCAGCACGATCGGCATCCTGGTGTATGGCCTGGCGCTGCGCCGCGAACGCGACCTGCCGCCGATCACGCTGCTGTCCTGCGACAACCTGCGCGGCAATGGCGACACGCTGCGCAGCCTGGTGCTGGGGTTCGCGCTTCGGGTGGACGTCACCCTGGCCGACTGGATCGACCGGCACTGCACCTTTCCGAATTCCATGGTGGACCGCATCGTGCCGGCCACCGAAGACCAGGACCGCCAGCGGATCGCCGGGCGGCTTGGCGTGGAGGACGCCTGGCCGGTGCTGGGCGAGCCCTACCTGAACTGGGTGATCGAAGACAAGTTCGCCGCCGGCCGCCCCGCCTGGGACGCGCAGGGCGGCGCGACCTTCGTGCGCAACGCGGCCCCCTATGAACGCCTGAAGCTGCGCATGGTGAGCGGGCCGCATTCGGCGTTGGCCTACCTGGGCACGGCGCTGGGCCTGCAGACCACGGCCGACGCCATCAATACGCCCGCCCTGCGCGGCTACCTCGACGCGATGATGCGCGAGGAGATTGCCCCGACCTTGCGCGGCATCCCCGAAGCGGGGCTGGTGGAATACCGCCTGCGGTTCCTCCAGCGGATCTCCAACCCGGCGCTGCCCCATCCGCTGCGGCAGATCGCGATCGATGGATCGCAGAAGCTGCCCCAGCGGCTGCTGGACACGATCCGCGACCGCCTGCGCGCCGGCCAGGGCATCGACCGCCTGTGCCTGGCGGTGGCGGCGTGGCTGAATTACCTGGGCGGCCAGGACGAGCAGGGCGGCGCGTATGCCATCCACGACCCGCTCGCGGCGCAGCTTGCCCGGCTGCTGTCGCGCGCCGAGGTCGCCGCGCAGACGGCCAAGCCCTCGCAGGCAGCACAGCGGCGCGCCACGGTGCTGGCGCGCTTCAAGCCGGTGTTCGGCGACCTGGGCGATTCCGCCGAGTTCGTCGCCCGCCTCACCGTCCAACTGGAAGCGCTGCGCGAGCATGGCGCGCTCCATGCCGCGCAGGCGGTCACCTAG
- a CDS encoding branched-chain amino acid ABC transporter permease, with protein sequence MLNFSPRALVAAALLILFALVPAYAHWQGEPFLLALFGRVLVYGIAALALNLLLGYGGMVSFGHALYLGLGAYSVGVLSHYGIESGWLHLAAAIGACAVVGLVSGYVVMRTTGIAFIMITLAFAQMFYFLATGLEGFGGDDGMSLFAGSDFGLFRLDTPLALYWTAFAVLIGALWLMHRLIHAPFGMALRGCQANERRMRALGFPTLRYRLAAYVISAVICGVAGVLLANLTMYVSPSYLAWTTSGELIVMVALGGIGTLFGPVAGALAFLLLEEGLKLLTEHWMLVMGLLIVGVVLASRRGLYGSLSAAPWRYARRAARHPTGEPQ encoded by the coding sequence ATGTTGAACTTCTCTCCCCGCGCGCTGGTCGCCGCCGCGCTGCTGATCCTGTTCGCGCTGGTGCCCGCGTACGCGCACTGGCAGGGCGAACCCTTCCTGCTGGCGCTGTTCGGCCGCGTCCTGGTCTACGGCATCGCCGCGCTGGCGCTCAATCTGCTGCTGGGCTACGGCGGCATGGTGAGCTTCGGCCACGCGCTGTACCTGGGCCTGGGCGCGTACTCGGTCGGCGTGCTGTCGCACTACGGCATCGAAAGCGGCTGGCTGCACCTGGCCGCCGCCATCGGGGCCTGCGCGGTCGTCGGACTCGTGAGCGGCTACGTGGTCATGCGCACGACGGGCATCGCGTTCATCATGATCACGCTTGCCTTCGCGCAGATGTTCTATTTCCTGGCCACGGGCCTGGAAGGCTTTGGCGGCGACGACGGCATGTCGCTCTTTGCCGGCAGCGATTTCGGCCTGTTCCGGCTGGACACGCCGCTTGCCCTGTATTGGACGGCCTTCGCGGTGCTGATCGGGGCGCTGTGGCTGATGCACCGGCTGATCCACGCGCCCTTCGGCATGGCCTTGCGCGGCTGCCAGGCCAACGAGCGCCGCATGCGCGCGCTGGGCTTTCCGACGCTGCGATACCGGCTTGCCGCCTACGTGATTTCCGCGGTGATCTGCGGCGTGGCGGGCGTGCTGCTGGCGAACCTGACCATGTACGTCTCGCCCTCGTACCTGGCCTGGACCACGTCGGGCGAACTCATCGTGATGGTGGCGCTGGGCGGCATCGGCACGCTGTTCGGCCCCGTGGCGGGCGCGCTGGCATTCCTGTTGCTGGAGGAAGGCTTGAAGCTCCTGACCGAGCACTGGATGCTCGTCATGGGCCTGCTGATCGTCGGCGTGGTGCTGGCCTCGCGGCGCGGCCTGTACGGCAGCCTGTCCGCCGCGCCCTGGCGCTACGCGCGCAGAGCCGCCCGCCATCCCACCGGAGAGCCGCAATGA
- a CDS encoding branched-chain amino acid ABC transporter permease — MSTTLLLVQALNGLQLGILLFLLAAGLTLVFGIMNFINLAHGSLYMMGAFIAATVFRHTGSFLLAAAAVVAGMAALGLLLDRIALARLYPREHLDQVLATFGFILFFNELTRIIWGPAPVSMGLPSWLSGTIDILGVTYPLYRFLIIVVGLAVAAGCYVLIHRTRLGMLIRAGSTDRMMVGALGVNIARLNTLLFVLGAVLAGLAGLMAGPILSAQTGMGEPILILTLVVIVIGGIGSVRGAFLAALMVGLIDTLGRALLPTLLRAALPPAAANAAGPAIASMLIYIVMALVLAMRPQGLFPVRHG, encoded by the coding sequence ATGTCCACGACGCTGCTGCTGGTGCAGGCCTTGAACGGCCTGCAGCTCGGCATCCTGCTGTTCCTGCTGGCCGCCGGCCTGACGCTGGTGTTCGGCATCATGAATTTCATCAACCTGGCGCACGGGTCGCTGTACATGATGGGCGCCTTCATCGCGGCCACCGTGTTCCGGCACACCGGTTCGTTCCTGCTCGCCGCCGCCGCGGTCGTCGCCGGCATGGCCGCGCTGGGCCTGCTGCTGGACCGGATCGCGCTGGCGCGCCTGTATCCGCGCGAACACCTGGACCAGGTGCTGGCGACCTTCGGCTTCATCCTGTTCTTCAACGAACTCACCCGCATCATCTGGGGTCCGGCGCCGGTCAGCATGGGACTGCCGTCCTGGCTGTCCGGCACCATCGACATCCTGGGCGTCACGTATCCGCTCTACCGGTTCCTCATCATCGTGGTCGGCCTCGCGGTCGCGGCGGGCTGCTACGTGCTGATCCATCGCACGCGGCTGGGCATGCTGATCCGCGCCGGATCGACCGATCGCATGATGGTCGGCGCGCTGGGCGTGAACATCGCCCGCCTGAACACCCTGCTGTTCGTGCTGGGCGCGGTGCTTGCCGGACTGGCCGGGCTGATGGCCGGTCCCATCCTGTCGGCGCAGACGGGCATGGGCGAGCCCATCCTCATCCTGACGCTGGTGGTCATCGTGATCGGCGGCATCGGGTCGGTGCGCGGCGCCTTCCTCGCCGCGTTGATGGTGGGGCTGATCGACACGCTGGGACGCGCGCTGCTGCCCACGCTGCTGCGCGCCGCCCTGCCGCCCGCGGCCGCCAACGCCGCGGGGCCGGCCATCGCCTCGATGCTGATCTATATCGTCATGGCCCTCGTGCTGGCGATGCGGCCGCAGGGGCTGTTTCCCGTCAGGCATGGATAA
- a CDS encoding ABC transporter substrate-binding protein — protein sequence MKRIHTLAAAAALGLSIGAAAQADVKIGLLTTLTGPGSVLGQDQLDGFMLAVDQGGGKLGGVPVQVIKEDDQFKPEIGVQAARKLVQSDKVPIITGVVYSNVMLAVVRPVTSAGVFLVGSNAGPTNLAGKDCSPYFFSTSWNNTQRHEGSGEMANQMGFKKVYLLAPNYQAGKDAMAGFKRFFKGDVANEVFTQVNQPDYSVELAALADARPDAAYVFFPGGMGVNFIKQYRQAGLFGKIPLLSVDTIDGATLPALQKDALGAVTNVPYSPDLDNAANKAFAAAFRQKYGREPSSYAAQSFDAAQLIGSALKKTGGKVDDKEALRKALEAADFPSVRGEFRYQPNHFPVAGFFRADVAENADGKVAFVNKGPIFPDLSKVSDQYAAQCAMK from the coding sequence ATGAAACGCATCCACACGCTGGCCGCCGCCGCGGCCTTGGGACTGTCGATCGGCGCAGCCGCGCAGGCCGACGTCAAAATCGGCCTGCTGACGACGCTGACCGGTCCGGGCTCCGTGCTGGGCCAGGACCAGCTCGACGGCTTCATGCTGGCCGTCGACCAGGGCGGCGGCAAGCTCGGCGGGGTGCCCGTGCAGGTCATCAAGGAAGACGACCAGTTCAAGCCCGAGATCGGCGTGCAGGCCGCGCGCAAGCTGGTGCAAAGCGACAAGGTGCCCATCATCACCGGCGTCGTGTATTCGAACGTGATGTTGGCCGTGGTGCGGCCGGTCACCAGCGCCGGCGTGTTCCTGGTGGGCTCCAACGCGGGCCCGACCAACCTGGCCGGCAAGGACTGTTCGCCCTACTTCTTCTCGACCTCCTGGAACAATACCCAACGTCACGAAGGCAGCGGCGAGATGGCCAACCAGATGGGGTTCAAGAAGGTCTACCTGCTGGCGCCCAACTACCAGGCCGGCAAGGACGCCATGGCGGGCTTCAAGCGCTTCTTCAAGGGCGACGTGGCCAACGAAGTGTTCACCCAGGTCAACCAGCCCGACTACTCGGTGGAGCTGGCCGCGCTGGCCGACGCCAGGCCCGATGCCGCCTACGTGTTCTTTCCGGGCGGCATGGGCGTGAACTTCATCAAGCAATACCGCCAGGCGGGCCTCTTCGGCAAAATCCCGCTCCTGTCGGTGGACACCATCGACGGCGCCACCCTGCCCGCCCTGCAAAAGGACGCGCTGGGCGCGGTCACCAACGTTCCGTACTCGCCTGACCTGGACAACGCCGCCAACAAGGCGTTTGCCGCGGCGTTCCGCCAGAAGTACGGCCGCGAACCGTCCAGCTACGCGGCGCAATCCTTTGACGCGGCCCAGCTGATCGGGTCGGCGCTCAAGAAGACGGGCGGCAAGGTCGACGACAAGGAAGCCTTGCGCAAGGCGCTGGAGGCCGCCGACTTCCCCTCCGTGCGCGGCGAGTTCCGCTATCAGCCCAACCACTTTCCGGTGGCCGGCTTCTTCCGGGCGGATGTGGCAGAAAACGCGGACGGCAAGGTGGCCTTCGTGAACAAGGGCCCCATCTTCCCCGACCTGTCCAAGGTATCCGACCAGTACGCCGCCCAGTGCGCCATGAAGTGA
- a CDS encoding ABC transporter ATP-binding protein, whose translation MSALRIENLEKRYGGLTVTDKLSLEVASGELHAVIGPNGAGKTTLIGQLSGELRPDAGRVLLDGKDVTRMPVEKRVRHGLARSYQITSVFKPFTALENVAMAVQARRGHSFRFWRPVLSTPALIEPAREALALAGLSARERTPASELAHGELRQLELAMVLACEPSLLLLDEPMAGMSQHESDAMTRLLRQLRGRYTILLVEHDMQAVFALSDRITVLVYGRALTCGTVDQIRDDPQVRECYLGSERGRAREARA comes from the coding sequence ATGAGCGCCTTGCGCATCGAGAACCTGGAAAAGCGCTACGGCGGACTGACGGTCACCGACAAGCTGTCGCTGGAGGTCGCCAGCGGGGAACTGCATGCCGTCATCGGTCCCAACGGCGCGGGCAAGACCACGCTCATCGGGCAGCTCAGCGGCGAACTGCGGCCCGACGCCGGACGCGTGCTGCTGGACGGCAAGGACGTCACGCGCATGCCGGTTGAAAAGCGCGTGCGCCACGGGCTGGCGCGGTCCTATCAGATCACCTCTGTCTTCAAGCCCTTCACGGCATTGGAGAACGTGGCGATGGCGGTGCAGGCGCGCCGCGGCCACAGCTTCCGGTTCTGGCGCCCCGTGCTGTCGACGCCGGCGCTGATCGAACCCGCGCGCGAGGCGCTGGCGCTGGCCGGCCTGTCGGCCCGCGAGCGCACGCCCGCCAGCGAACTGGCGCACGGCGAGCTGCGCCAGCTTGAACTGGCCATGGTGCTGGCGTGCGAGCCGTCGCTGCTGTTGCTGGACGAGCCCATGGCGGGCATGAGCCAGCACGAATCCGACGCCATGACCCGCCTGCTGCGGCAACTGCGCGGCCGCTACACCATCCTGCTGGTAGAGCACGACATGCAGGCGGTGTTCGCCCTGTCGGACCGCATCACCGTGCTCGTCTATGGACGCGCGCTCACCTGCGGCACCGTGGACCAGATCCGCGACGACCCGCAGGTGCGCGAGTGCTATCTGGGCAGCGAGCGCGGCCGCGCCCGGGAGGCCCGCGCATGA
- a CDS encoding ABC transporter ATP-binding protein, which translates to MNTLLSLRGVTAHYGASQALFGIDLDIGPGEFVTLLGRNGMGKSTTVKAVMGLNPASHGAISFDGDDISRLPAYKVAQRGIGLVPEGRHVFPNLSVRENLVATAHNRQGATHPWTLERVYALFPRLSERARHLGSHLSGGEQQMLAIGRALLTNPRLLILDEATEGLAPVVREEIWAALDTLKQTGLAVLCIDKNLEPLLATADRHVIVEKGRVAWTGTSKEFLDDEARLLRYLGV; encoded by the coding sequence ATGAACACCCTGCTCTCGCTGCGCGGCGTCACCGCGCACTATGGCGCCAGCCAGGCCCTCTTCGGCATCGACCTGGACATCGGGCCGGGCGAGTTCGTCACCCTGCTGGGACGCAACGGCATGGGCAAGTCCACCACCGTCAAGGCGGTGATGGGATTGAACCCCGCCTCGCACGGCGCGATCTCGTTCGACGGCGACGACATCAGCCGGCTGCCCGCCTACAAGGTGGCGCAGCGCGGGATCGGCCTTGTCCCCGAGGGCCGCCATGTCTTTCCCAACCTGTCCGTGCGCGAAAACCTGGTCGCCACGGCGCACAACCGCCAAGGCGCGACGCACCCGTGGACGCTGGAACGGGTCTACGCGCTCTTTCCCCGCCTGTCCGAACGCGCCCGGCACCTGGGCAGCCACCTGTCCGGCGGCGAGCAGCAGATGCTGGCGATCGGCCGCGCGCTGCTGACCAATCCGCGCCTCCTGATCCTGGACGAAGCCACCGAGGGCCTGGCGCCCGTGGTGCGCGAAGAGATCTGGGCGGCGCTGGATACGCTGAAACAGACGGGGCTGGCGGTGCTGTGCATCGACAAGAATCTGGAGCCGCTTCTGGCCACCGCCGACCGCCACGTCATCGTTGAAAAAGGGCGCGTCGCGTGGACGGGCACGTCGAAGGAATTCCTGGACGACGAAGCCCGCCTGCTGCGGTACCTGGGGGTGTAG
- a CDS encoding Ldh family oxidoreductase: MDADSRVTAADWERWAEACLLAQDYPADDARCLAQSLAQTSLWGIDSHGIARLPHYLNRVAHGSILSRPDIRVERTGPGTAQVHGGRGQGIVVAHRANALAIELARDAGVAAVGVSDSSHCGAIGLYSRAAARQGMIGIAFTHSDAIAAPFGGHEPFFGTNPISLAFPRAQAEPLCLDMATTPIPWNRVMNARRDGVALPPGVALDAQGQDCTDPQAARALRPLGGEEYGYKGYGLAMMVELLCGPLNGNPFGPHISPMYEALDRPRELGAFFIVIDPARFAGGAALAGVVAAMAMELSQAPGGPRLPGDPEAAAQAERRQQGLPVPPGLWAQMQDWSGRLGVALPARQP, encoded by the coding sequence ATGGACGCCGACAGCCGCGTGACCGCCGCCGATTGGGAACGCTGGGCCGAGGCGTGCCTGCTGGCCCAGGACTACCCCGCGGACGACGCGCGCTGCCTGGCGCAAAGCCTGGCGCAGACCAGCCTGTGGGGCATCGATTCGCACGGCATCGCGCGGCTGCCGCACTACCTGAACCGCGTCGCGCACGGCTCCATCCTGTCCCGGCCTGACATCCGGGTCGAGCGCACGGGGCCGGGCACTGCCCAGGTGCATGGCGGGCGGGGGCAGGGCATCGTGGTGGCCCACCGGGCCAATGCGCTGGCGATCGAACTGGCCCGCGATGCCGGCGTGGCGGCGGTTGGCGTCAGCGATTCCTCGCACTGCGGCGCGATCGGCCTGTATAGCCGCGCCGCTGCCCGGCAGGGCATGATCGGCATCGCGTTCACGCATTCGGACGCGATTGCCGCGCCATTTGGCGGCCACGAACCGTTCTTCGGCACGAACCCGATTTCGCTGGCCTTCCCGCGCGCGCAGGCGGAACCGCTGTGCCTGGACATGGCCACCACCCCGATTCCCTGGAACCGCGTCATGAATGCCCGCCGCGACGGCGTGGCCCTGCCGCCGGGCGTCGCGCTGGACGCGCAGGGCCAGGACTGCACCGACCCCCAGGCGGCGCGGGCATTGCGTCCGCTGGGCGGCGAAGAATACGGCTACAAGGGCTACGGCCTGGCGATGATGGTGGAACTGCTGTGCGGACCGCTCAACGGGAATCCGTTCGGCCCGCATATCTCGCCCATGTATGAAGCGCTGGACCGCCCGCGCGAGCTGGGCGCGTTCTTCATCGTCATCGACCCGGCGCGATTCGCGGGCGGCGCGGCCTTGGCCGGCGTCGTGGCGGCGATGGCGATGGAGCTGTCACAGGCGCCGGGCGGGCCGCGCCTGCCGGGCGATCCCGAAGCCGCCGCGCAGGCCGAGCGTCGGCAGCAGGGACTGCCGGTGCCGCCGGGCCTGTGGGCCCAGATGCAGGACTGGAGCGGCCGGCTGGGCGTGGCGCTGCCGGCGCGCCAGCCCTAG